In a genomic window of Curtobacterium sp. MCBD17_035:
- a CDS encoding response regulator transcription factor, producing MKILIADDDAQLVRAMSVTLGARGYEIVTARDGRAALDAVITQRPDLVLLDLGMPRLDGLGVLEALRAWTQVPVLVLSGRTDSADKVDALDAGADDYVTKPFQMDELLARLRALGRRRAPAEEAPTVRIGDLVVDLAAKQVTWAEGTGAPVRLTPTEWRLLEVLLAHPDRLMTREMLLTEVWGPSHGGDSGYLRLYMAQLRKKLEPDPASPRYLVTEAGMGYRFSPTG from the coding sequence GTGAAGATCCTCATCGCCGACGACGACGCCCAGCTCGTCCGAGCCATGTCCGTCACGCTCGGCGCCCGTGGTTACGAGATCGTCACCGCCCGCGACGGCCGGGCTGCGCTCGACGCGGTGATCACGCAGCGGCCGGACCTCGTGCTCCTCGACCTCGGCATGCCGCGGCTCGACGGTCTTGGGGTGCTCGAGGCGCTCCGGGCGTGGACCCAGGTGCCCGTGCTCGTGTTGTCCGGCCGCACGGACTCGGCCGACAAGGTGGACGCGCTCGACGCCGGGGCGGACGACTACGTGACGAAGCCGTTCCAGATGGACGAGCTCCTGGCCCGCCTCCGGGCGCTCGGCCGTCGACGGGCCCCGGCCGAGGAGGCCCCGACCGTCCGGATCGGCGACCTCGTGGTCGACCTCGCCGCCAAGCAAGTGACGTGGGCCGAAGGCACCGGCGCCCCCGTGCGGCTCACCCCGACGGAGTGGCGGCTGCTCGAGGTCCTCCTGGCGCACCCGGATCGACTCATGACCCGTGAGATGCTCCTCACCGAGGTGTGGGGTCCGTCGCACGGGGGTGACAGCGGGTACCTGCGGCTGTACATGGCGCAGCTGCGGAAGAAGCTCGAGCCGGATCCGGCGAGCCCGCGGTACCTCGTCACCGAGGCGGGGATGGGCTACCGGTTCTCACCGACGGGCTGA
- a CDS encoding ATP-binding protein, whose protein sequence is MERRRPEADRAVHPDSSVLRRTVRFATGRTGSLSRSRVLGAVALVVVVGPSLTGLLVAIGARGDITVEALAYQLLVLVAALIGGAWPAVLAAVLSGLSLDYFFVAPVHRITVQQPSHLAGLVLYVVSAVLVSVVVDRSARHSRTARRAAAESALLTGIAGSVLRGDDALAALVDRTREAFGFDSVLVRQDDDVAASSGAVLGTPDATRSLPGGGVVEFRGGAVGPGERRLLAVVEQQVDAALEHRVLARAAVDAERIAATDRVRSALLAAVGHDVRRPMAAATAAIGGLRAADVTLTESDREELLATADESLRSLAALLADLLDVSRVQAGVLAVTPQTIALEDVVAPALDELALGPTDVDLDLPADLLPVRADPVLLQRVVVNLLANAQRYSPDGVRVRVAATASGTVVELRVADSGPGIPASRREDVFLPFQRLGDTDNESGLGLGLALARGFTEGMGGTIRVDDTPGGGLTVVVRLPIAGAGQEGHQ, encoded by the coding sequence ATGGAGCGTCGACGACCCGAGGCCGATCGCGCGGTCCACCCCGACTCCTCGGTGCTCCGCCGCACCGTGCGGTTCGCGACCGGGCGGACCGGCAGCCTCAGCCGGTCCCGCGTGCTCGGTGCCGTCGCGTTGGTGGTCGTCGTCGGACCGTCGCTCACCGGGCTGCTCGTCGCGATCGGGGCCCGCGGGGACATCACGGTCGAGGCGTTGGCGTACCAGCTCCTCGTGCTCGTCGCCGCGCTCATCGGCGGCGCATGGCCGGCGGTGCTCGCCGCGGTGCTGTCGGGACTGTCGCTCGACTACTTCTTCGTCGCTCCCGTCCACCGCATCACGGTCCAGCAGCCGTCGCACCTCGCGGGCCTCGTCCTGTACGTGGTGAGCGCCGTGCTCGTCAGCGTGGTCGTGGACCGCTCGGCGCGGCACTCCCGCACCGCCCGCCGGGCCGCTGCGGAGTCCGCCCTCCTCACGGGCATCGCGGGGAGCGTGCTCCGCGGCGACGACGCCCTCGCCGCGCTCGTCGACCGCACCCGCGAGGCGTTCGGGTTCGACAGCGTGCTCGTCCGGCAGGACGACGACGTGGCCGCGTCGTCGGGGGCGGTACTCGGCACGCCGGACGCGACCCGGAGCCTCCCGGGTGGTGGCGTGGTGGAGTTCCGGGGTGGCGCGGTCGGACCGGGTGAGCGGCGCCTCCTGGCCGTCGTCGAGCAGCAGGTCGACGCCGCGCTCGAGCACCGCGTGCTCGCCCGGGCCGCGGTCGACGCGGAGCGGATCGCGGCCACCGACCGGGTCCGGAGCGCCCTGCTCGCCGCGGTCGGACACGACGTGCGCCGCCCGATGGCCGCGGCCACGGCGGCGATCGGCGGACTCCGCGCAGCCGACGTCACGCTGACGGAGTCCGACCGGGAGGAACTGCTCGCGACCGCCGACGAGAGCCTGCGGTCCCTCGCGGCGTTGCTGGCCGACCTGCTCGACGTGAGCCGCGTGCAGGCCGGGGTGCTCGCGGTGACGCCGCAGACGATCGCCCTGGAGGACGTCGTCGCCCCGGCGCTCGACGAGCTCGCACTCGGTCCCACGGACGTCGACCTCGACCTGCCCGCCGATCTCCTGCCCGTCCGCGCCGATCCGGTGCTCCTGCAGCGGGTCGTCGTGAACCTGCTCGCGAACGCGCAGCGCTACTCGCCGGACGGCGTGCGGGTCCGCGTGGCCGCGACCGCCTCCGGCACGGTCGTCGAGCTGCGCGTCGCGGACTCGGGTCCGGGCATCCCGGCGTCGCGCCGTGAGGACGTGTTCCTGCCCTTCCAGCGGCTCGGGGACACGGACAACGAGAGCGGACTCGGACTCGGACTCGCGCTCGCCCGCGGGTTCACCGAGGGCATGGGTGGGACCATCCGGGTCGACGACACCCCGGGTGGCGGGCTCACGGTCGTCGTCCGCCTGCCGATCGCCGGCGCGGGTCAGGAAGGACATCAGTGA